Part of the Verrucomicrobiota bacterium genome is shown below.
GGTCACCGGCCCCAGCGGCTCGGGGAAATCCACCCTAGCTTTCGATATTATTTTCGCCGAGGGGCAACGGCGTTTTATGGATTCCATGAGTGCTTACGCCCGCCAATTTGTCGAGCAAATGGAAAAACCCGAGGTTGATTCTGTCGAGGGCATCCCCCCGACCGTCGCGATCGAACAAAATGTCACGCGTGGCGGGGGGAAATCCACCGTCGCTACCGTCACCGAGATTTATCATTTCATGCGCCTGCTTTGGAGTAAACTCGGCGAGCAATTTGATCCGGACGCAAACTTACCCGTCCGTAAACAATCCGCTGCCGAAGTCATCTCTCAAGTCCGCGCACAGCTAGCCAAAGACGACCTACTCCTGCTCTCCCCCCTCGTCAAGGCACGCAAAGGTTTCCACACGGATGTCGCCGAGTGGGCAAGGAAAAAGGGCATTCTAGAACTCCGTGTGGATGGTAAACTCATTCGGACCGAGAAATTTACCAAGCTTTCGCGTTATCAGGAACATACCATTGAGGCTTTGGTCGGAGTCCTGCATAAAGGACGCCCGAAAGAGATTCTGATCCGGGAACTCGTTGCCAGTGCACTCAAGCTAGGAAAAGGTACATTCCTCGGGCTTAATAACCATAAGAAATCAATCGTTTTTTCGACGGAAAGATGCTGCCCGGAAACCGGCCGCAGCTTTGAAGAGCTCGACCCTCGGATGTTTAGTTATAACTCTCCCCATGGCTGGTGCCCGACATGTAAAGGTTACGGGGTCATCTACCGGCAACCCGATGAAATGACGCCAGAAGAAGAGGCCCAGCTCGACGGGAAAATCGCCCAGGAGATCGGTGAGGGTGAGGCACGGCCATGTCCTACTTGCCTTGGCCAAAGACTCAACCGGGACGCTCTCGCTGTCCGCCTCGGGGATAAAAGTATCGGTGAAGTCGCTAATATGTCCGTCTCTGATACAGAGAGGTTTTTCTCAAGACTGAAATTTAAAGGGGGCCCTGCGCAAATTGCGCGGGATATCATCCCGGAAATCTTGAGCCGTCTCAAATTCATGAAAGAAGTCGGTCTCGACTATCTGCAAATGGGACGTTCCGCTAATACCTTAAGCGGAGGGGAATCACAACGCATCCGTTTATCCGCCCAGCTCGGGAGTAATTTACAGGGTGTACTTTATGTACTGGATGAACCCACCATCGGGCTCCATCCGCGTGATAACGATAAACTCCTCGATACACTGGAGGCCCTTAAATCACGGGGGAACTCCCTGCTGATTGTCGAACATGACGAGGACACCATGCGCCGAGCAGATCACATCATCGATCTGGGGCCGGGAGCCGGGATCCATGGGGGAGAAATCATCGCCGAAGGTCACTGGAAACAAATTGCTCAAAATAAAAACTCGGCCACCGCCCATTACCTGAAAAACCCGATGCGTCATCCCTTGCACGGGCAATGGAGAGAAATTCATACAGGACCAGCCTCCCCTCGGGCAAAAAAAACCGGCGCAGCTCTCGGGCAAAAGGCGGCTGGCCCCACAAAAATGTTAGAAATCACAAATGCACGAGTGAATAATTTGTGTGGGATTGATTTTTCTATACCGACGGGACGACTGACAGTGATCACGGGAGTGAGCGGCTCGGGTAAAAGCACGAGTATGAGGGAGGTCCTCATTCCTGCTGTCCGCGAGGCCTTGAAAAAAAGAAGTGCCAAACTCAAGACGACCCAGTGGCAAATTGCACAGGCTGACCTCTTTGATTCAGTTTACGAGGTGGACCAATCCCCGATTGGTAAAACCCCGCGTTCCACCCCGGCCACTTATGTCGGATTCCTCGATACGATCCGGCTACTCTTTGCCAAAGTACCCTTGGCTCGGATGAGGGGATTCACCCACTCTAGATTCAGCTATAATAGTAAAGGTGGCCGGTGCGAAGCTTGCCAAGGGGCAGGCATGATCAAAATGCAAATGCAATTCCTCCCCACAGCCTACGTGCATTGTGACACCTGTAACGGAAAACGTTTTAACCAGGAAACCCTCGATGTCCTTTTTCATGAAAAATCCATTGCTGACATCCTGGATATGTCCGTCGAGGAGGCTGCGGAATTCTTTGCCGCGATACCGCAAATTGCACGCCCTCTCAAGCTCCTCTTGGAAACCGGACTGGGTTATCTCAAGCTTGGTCAACAAAGCCCCACCCTCTCGGGGGGAGAAGCCCAGCGGCTCAAGCTGGTGACCGAACTCGCCCGTCGCGACTTAGAAAATCTGCGCGGGCCGATGAGAACCTTTAAACCGAATCTCTATTGCCTGGAGGAACCCACGATCGGGCTACACATGACCGATGTGAAACGTTTGATCGAAGTCATCCACCGTCTCGTGGACGCAGGTCATTCCGTCGTCGTCATCGAGCATCATCTCGATCTCATTGCTGAGGCGGATTGGATCATCGATATCGGTCCGGAGGGGGGTGGAGGCGGGGGGAAAATCGTTTTTGAAGGAAGTATCCCGAACCTGCTCAAACATAAAAAATCGCACACCTCCCGTTATTTACGGGAACACTTGAAGGCGAAATGATTATTCGCTGGAAGCGAGCTCTTTCTGGGTCTTTTTGATCGCTACCTGGAGAGAGTCTATTTGGTGTCCTACATCCTTGAGTTTCGCCTCTAATTCAGCTTTTTGAGCCACGAGCTCGGGAGTTGATTCCGTTGCGGTTTTTATTGAACCGTTTAAATCCACCAGTCTTTGTCCTAAATCCTCTTT
Proteins encoded:
- a CDS encoding excinuclease ABC subunit A, translating into TGVSGSGKSTLIHDCLYKNILKSRAQSVEEPGRVKKITGAESLGEIILVDQSPLTKTPRSTPALHTGIFDHIRNLLAGTDAALSEGINAGYFSFNSGEGRCPTCNGSGYQKIEMQFLSDVFIKCPACYGDRFQPFLLKIKYRDKSISDILNMTIDDAVVFFTENPKITRPLALLQKLGLGYLTLGQPLNTLSGGESQRLKLAGYIQPPGAAEQTSSAQDSSSISGPSKNLFIFDEPTTGLHFEDIRKLVAVFRELVAAGHSLLVIEHNIDVIAASDWIIDLGPDSGEAGGEIVATGTPAQIAQHPRSHTGRALRKDLRPSEPVSPQAQGQAGVRDPIKPAQITNHIQVTGARHHNLKDITCSIPRGEIVVVTGPSGSGKSTLAFDIIFAEGQRRFMDSMSAYARQFVEQMEKPEVDSVEGIPPTVAIEQNVTRGGGKSTVATVTEIYHFMRLLWSKLGEQFDPDANLPVRKQSAAEVISQVRAQLAKDDLLLLSPLVKARKGFHTDVAEWARKKGILELRVDGKLIRTEKFTKLSRYQEHTIEALVGVLHKGRPKEILIRELVASALKLGKGTFLGLNNHKKSIVFSTERCCPETGRSFEELDPRMFSYNSPHGWCPTCKGYGVIYRQPDEMTPEEEAQLDGKIAQEIGEGEARPCPTCLGQRLNRDALAVRLGDKSIGEVANMSVSDTERFFSRLKFKGGPAQIARDIIPEILSRLKFMKEVGLDYLQMGRSANTLSGGESQRIRLSAQLGSNLQGVLYVLDEPTIGLHPRDNDKLLDTLEALKSRGNSLLIVEHDEDTMRRADHIIDLGPGAGIHGGEIIAEGHWKQIAQNKNSATAHYLKNPMRHPLHGQWREIHTGPASPRAKKTGAALGQKAAGPTKMLEITNARVNNLCGIDFSIPTGRLTVITGVSGSGKSTSMREVLIPAVREALKKRSAKLKTTQWQIAQADLFDSVYEVDQSPIGKTPRSTPATYVGFLDTIRLLFAKVPLARMRGFTHSRFSYNSKGGRCEACQGAGMIKMQMQFLPTAYVHCDTCNGKRFNQETLDVLFHEKSIADILDMSVEEAAEFFAAIPQIARPLKLLLETGLGYLKLGQQSPTLSGGEAQRLKLVTELARRDLENLRGPMRTFKPNLYCLEEPTIGLHMTDVKRLIEVIHRLVDAGHSVVVIEHHLDLIAEADWIIDIGPEGGGGGGKIVFEGSIPNLLKHKKSHTSRYLREHLKAK